The Nitrososphaerota archaeon DNA window AAAATTTGATGAAGAAAGGATAATTATAAAACCAACTATAGATGAAGCACTTGATTTTCTTAGAAAAGAAAATTATTGTAATCCACATTATTTAGTAAATAATGAATATAAACAATCTATAAGAAATAGGTTTTTTAAAGATTTACTTCAAAAAACAGATTTTTATATTATTAATAATAGGAAAACTCCAGAAGAAATACAAAAAGAAATTGCAAAAATACTTAATATATAAATATTAAAAAATAAATAAAAAATAATGAAAATACATGAAAAGCCTTGAACCTGGTCTTAAATTAGAAAGAAAAATAAAAACCAAATCTGAGCATTCTGCTAAGCATCTTGGTTCTGGTGATGTTGAAGTACTTTCTACCCCCTCAATGATATTATTTATGGAAGAAACTTGTAGAATACTTGCAAGCAACTATCTTGAAGAAGGTAAAACTACTGTAGGTACGCATGTGGATATT harbors:
- a CDS encoding thioesterase family protein — translated: MKSLEPGLKLERKIKTKSEHSAKHLGSGDVEVLSTPSMILFMEETCRILASNYLEEGKTTVGTHVDIYHVKAAPIGIEIEIKSILLSIEGKKLIFWVEALWENNKIGYGIHERYIV